From Hippoglossus stenolepis isolate QCI-W04-F060 chromosome 4, HSTE1.2, whole genome shotgun sequence, a single genomic window includes:
- the lrfn1 gene encoding leucine-rich repeat and fibronectin type III domain-containing protein 1 yields MERLLLCVLLCAALSKGYSCPGRCICQHLSPTLTLLCAKTGLLFVPPTIDRKTVELRLTDNFITVIRRKDFFNMTSLVHLTLSRNTISQITPHAFLGLRSLRALHMDGNRLSAIKSDHFKGLINLRHLILGNNQIHQVAPTAFDEFVATVEDLDLSNNNLRTLPWEAIARMTNINTLTLDHNLIDHIGAGTFTLLTKLVRLDMTSNRLQKLPPDSLFQHAQVLSDAKSTSSSALAVSFGGNPLHCNCELLWLRRLTREDDLETCASPDHLMDKYFWSIQEEEFICEPPLITKHLSTKPYVMEGQGVTLKCKAVGDPDPDIHWRSPDGKLVHNNSRTILYDNGTLDILITTLKDSGAFNCVASNAAGIATAAVEINMIPLPLFVNNTGHMREDPGLSDITTSSKSGNDTKGYDKQDRRVMVAELTSSSAVIRWPSERHIPGIRMYQIQYNSSADDTLVYRMIPSTNKNFLINDLAAGREYDLCVLAVYDDGITSLTATRVVGCVQFHTASEVSQCRFMHSQFLGGTMIIIIGGIIVASVLVFIIILMIRYKAYSSPEDSKTKVSSSMHSQTNGSQQRLQRSVSKQPSDEGQREAQVHKECMALVLRVDNEKKEDPAATTAILEVELPPLTVDKLKRRTSLDAQRSGPPSEDTQTDSSLTGSTMSLCLIGPSAGTKEAPRLKDKKSALANMGLLPNELARTRHRFSFDGGDYSIFQSHSYPRRARTRWHKSTNQLDMESSPLANRRVTFSSTEWMLESTV; encoded by the exons ATGGAGCGGCTGCTTCTGTGCGTGCtgctgtgtgcagctctgtcGAAGGGTTACAGCTGCCCCGGCCGCTGCATCTGCCAGCACCTCTCCCCTACTCTGACTCTGCTCTGTGCTAAGACCGGCCTGCTGTTTGTGCCCCCCACCATCGACCGCAAGACCGTCGAGCTGCGGCTCACGGACAACTTCATCACCGTCATCCGCAGGAAAGACTTCTTCAACATGACTAGTTTGGTCCACCTCACCCTGTCGCGCAACACCATCAGCCAGATCACCCCCCACGCCTTTCTGGGCCTGCGATCCCTGCGGGCGCTCCACATGGATGGGAACCGCCTCAGTGCGATAAAGAGCGACCACTTCAAGGGCCTCATCAACCTGAGGCACCTCATCCTCGGAAACAACCAGATCCACCAAGTGGCCCCCACTGCCTTCGACGAGTTTGTTGCGACCGTAGAGGACTTGGATCTTTCCAACAACAACCTGCGCACCCTTCCCTGGGAAGCCATAGCCAGAATGACCAACATTAACACGCTCACACTGGACCACAACCTGATTGATCACATTGGAGCGGGGACTTTTACCCTGCTCACCAAGCTGGTCCGCCTGGACATGACCTCAAACAGGCTGCAGAAGCTGCCACCAGACAGCTTGTTCCAGCACGCGCAGGTACTGTCCGACGCCAAGAGCACCAGCTCGTCCGCCCTGGCTGTGAGCTTCGGTGGGAACCCTCTCCACTGTAACTGTGAGCTGCTGTGGCTCCGCAGGCTGACGAGAGAGGACGATCTGGAGACCTGTGCCTCACCGGATCACCTCATGGACAAATACTTCTGGTCCATCCAAGAGGAGGAGTTTATCTGTGAGCCCCCGCTGATCACCAAACATCTCAGCACCAAGCCCTATGTGATGGAGGGGCAGGGTGTGACGCTGAAATGTAAAGCCGTGGGTGATCCAGACCCAGATATTCACTGGCGGTCACCGGACGGCAAGCTGGTGCATAATAATTCCCGTACCATCCTGTATGATAATGGCACCCTTGATATTCTCATCACTACGCTGAAGGACAGTGGAGCATTTAATTGTGTGGCGTCCAATGCTGCGGGCATCgccacagctgctgttgagATCAACATGATCCCCTTACCCTTGTTTGTGAACAACACGGGCCACATGCGCGAGGACCCCGGCCTCTCAGacatcaccacctcctccaaaTCTGGCAACGACACCAAGGGCTACGACAAGCAGGACAGGAGGGTGATGGTCGCCGAGctgacctcctcctccgctgTAATCCGCTGGCCTTCTGAGCGCCACATCCCCGGCATCAGGATGTACCAGATTCAGTACAACAGCTCGGCAGATGATACTTTGGTGTACAG aaTGATCCCATCCACCAACAAGAACTTCTTAATCAACGATCTGGCCGCCGGACGGGAGTATGACCTTTGTGTGCTGGCGGTTTATGACGACGGCATCACATCATTAACAGCCACACGTGTGGTTGGCTGCGTGCAGTTCCACACAGCCAGTGAGGTCAGCCAGTGCCGCTTCATGCACAGCCAGTTCCTCGGAGGCACCATGATCATCATTATCGGTGGTATAATTGTTGCTTCAGTGCTGGtgttcatcatcatcctgaTGATCCGTTACAAGGCCTACAGCAGCCCGGAGGACAGCAAGACCAAGGTCAGCTCCAGCATGCACTCCCAGACCAATGGCAGCCAGCAGCGGCTCCAGCGCTCCGTCTCCAAGCAGCCGTCTGATGAGGGCCAGCGTGAGGCCCAGGTGCACAAAGAGTGCATGGCGCTGGTGCTGAGGGTGGACAATGAGAAGAAGGAGGATCCAGCCGCCACTACTGCCATCCTGGAGGTGGAGCTGCCTCCACTGACTGTAGACAAGCTGAAGAGAAGAACCAGCCTGGACGCACAGCGCTCTGGTCCCCCGTCTGAGGACACGCAGACAGACAGTAGCCTGACAGGCTCCACCATGTCCCTGTGTCTCATTGGTCCCAGCGCCGGCACCAAGGAGGCTCCCAGGCTCAAGGACAAGAAAAGTGCCCTGGCTAACATGGGTTTGCTTCCCAACGAGCTGGCACGAACTAGGCATAGGTTCTCTTTTGACGGTGGGGATTACTCCATATTTCAGAGTCATAGTTACCCACGCAGAGCGAGGACGAGGTGGCACAAGTCCACCAACCAGCTCGACATGGAGTCGTCTCCGCTCGCCAACCGGAGAGTTACGTTCAGCAGCACTGAGTGGATGCTCGAGAGCACAGTCTGA